A stretch of Pseudomonas sp. LRP2-20 DNA encodes these proteins:
- the rarD gene encoding EamA family transporter RarD codes for MSKGIVSSVMASCLFAVMYFYTSLLSPLDGEEIFGWRTLLTLPCLTLFMLVSKDWKRVGELLARVRQTPVLLLGMVGTSWLMGVQLWLFLWAPLHGRSLEVSMGYFLLPLAMVLTGRLVYGERLSRLQKVAVSCAALGVGHELYQHGSFAWETLLVMIGYPIYFVLRRRCRTDHLGGLWCDMCLLLPWAVYFVTQGPLSAADLHQHPGLYGLIPLLGAISACALIAYVLASRLLPFSLFGLLSYVEPVLLVGVALLLGESIGPDQWLTYLPIWAAVLVLVLEGFKHLLRQRRRSV; via the coding sequence GTGTCAAAAGGCATTGTTTCGTCGGTCATGGCGTCCTGTCTGTTCGCCGTGATGTATTTCTATACCTCCCTGCTGTCGCCGCTCGATGGCGAAGAGATCTTTGGCTGGCGCACGCTGCTGACGCTGCCCTGCCTCACGCTGTTCATGCTGGTCAGCAAAGACTGGAAGCGCGTCGGTGAATTGCTTGCCCGTGTGCGCCAGACGCCAGTCCTGCTGCTGGGCATGGTCGGCACTTCGTGGCTGATGGGGGTGCAGCTGTGGCTGTTCCTCTGGGCGCCACTGCATGGGCGCAGCCTGGAAGTGTCGATGGGCTACTTCCTGCTGCCGCTGGCGATGGTACTGACCGGGCGGCTGGTCTACGGCGAGCGCCTGTCACGCCTGCAAAAAGTGGCGGTCAGCTGCGCCGCACTGGGCGTAGGGCATGAGCTGTACCAGCATGGCAGCTTCGCCTGGGAAACCTTGCTGGTGATGATCGGCTACCCGATCTACTTCGTCTTGCGGCGACGCTGCCGCACCGACCACCTGGGTGGCCTGTGGTGCGACATGTGCCTGTTGCTGCCCTGGGCTGTGTACTTCGTTACCCAGGGGCCGTTGTCGGCGGCCGACCTGCACCAGCACCCCGGCCTCTACGGGCTGATCCCACTGCTGGGGGCGATCAGCGCTTGTGCTCTGATCGCCTACGTGCTGGCCAGCCGCCTGTTGCCGTTCAGCCTGTTCGGCCTGCTCAGCTACGTCGAGCCGGTGTTGCTGGTGGGCGTTGCCCTGCTGCTGGGCGAATCCATCGGCCCTGATCAGTGGCTGACCTACCTGCCCATCTGGGCCGCAGTGCTGGTGCTGGTGCTTGAAGGCTTCAAGCACCTGCTGCGTCAGCGTCGGCGTTCGGTGTAA
- a CDS encoding CoA transferase subunit B: MALTREQMAQRVARELKDGYYVNLGIGIPTLVANYVPADMDVMLQSENGLLGMGEFPTESTLDADMINAGKQTVTARRGASIFDSAQSFAMIRGGHVDLTVLGAFEVDVEGNIASWMIPGKLVKGMGGAMDLVAGAENIIVTMTHASKDGESKLLPRCSLPLTGAGCIRKVLTDLAYLEIEDGAFILRETAPGVSVEEIIEKTAGKLIVPDDVKEMTF; encoded by the coding sequence ATGGCACTGACCCGCGAACAGATGGCGCAACGCGTCGCCCGTGAACTGAAGGACGGCTACTACGTCAACCTCGGCATCGGCATCCCGACCCTGGTGGCCAACTATGTACCGGCCGACATGGACGTGATGCTGCAGTCCGAAAACGGCCTGCTCGGCATGGGTGAATTCCCCACCGAAAGCACCCTCGATGCCGACATGATCAACGCCGGCAAACAGACCGTCACCGCCCGCCGTGGCGCATCGATCTTCGACTCGGCGCAATCGTTCGCCATGATCCGTGGCGGCCACGTCGATCTCACCGTGCTGGGTGCCTTCGAGGTGGACGTGGAAGGCAACATTGCTTCGTGGATGATCCCCGGCAAGCTGGTCAAGGGCATGGGCGGCGCCATGGACCTGGTGGCCGGTGCCGAGAACATCATCGTCACCATGACCCACGCCTCCAAGGATGGCGAGTCCAAGCTGCTGCCGCGCTGCAGCCTGCCGCTGACCGGTGCCGGCTGCATCCGCAAGGTGCTGACCGACCTGGCCTACCTGGAGATCGAAGACGGCGCCTTCATCCTGCGCGAGACCGCGCCGGGGGTCAGCGTCGAAGAAATCATCGAGAAAACCGCCGGTAAGCTGATCGTGCCGGACGATGTGAAGGAAATGACCTTCTGA
- a CDS encoding dihydrodipicolinate synthase family protein, whose protein sequence is MTTEFHGIIGYTITPFSAGGEQLDLPALGKSIERLIDGGVQAIAPLGSTGEGAYLSDSEWQQVAEYSLARIDKRVPSIVSVSDLTTAGAVRRARFAQAHGADAVMVLPAAYWKLSEAEILQHYHTIGDAINIPIMLYNNPATSGTDMSVELILRIVREVANVTMVKESTGDIQRMHKLQLLGEGQVPFYNGCNPLALEAFVAGAKGWCTAAPNLIPALNQALYQAVLEGDLAQARKLFYRQLPLLDFILKGGLPATIKAGLGLTGLPVGEPRRPVFGLDEPGRATLAALLLGLGIKD, encoded by the coding sequence ATGACCACCGAATTCCACGGCATCATCGGCTACACCATCACCCCCTTCAGCGCAGGCGGCGAACAGCTCGACCTGCCCGCGCTGGGCAAGTCCATCGAACGCCTGATCGACGGCGGCGTGCAGGCCATCGCCCCGTTGGGCAGTACCGGCGAAGGTGCCTACCTCAGCGACAGCGAATGGCAGCAGGTGGCCGAGTACAGCCTCGCCCGCATCGACAAGCGAGTGCCCAGCATCGTCAGCGTCTCCGACCTGACCACGGCCGGCGCGGTGCGCCGCGCCCGCTTTGCCCAGGCCCACGGCGCCGACGCGGTGATGGTACTGCCGGCCGCCTACTGGAAACTCAGCGAAGCCGAGATCCTTCAGCACTACCACACCATCGGTGATGCCATCAATATCCCGATCATGCTCTACAACAACCCTGCCACCAGCGGCACCGACATGTCGGTGGAGCTGATCCTGCGCATCGTCCGCGAAGTGGCCAACGTGACCATGGTCAAGGAGAGCACTGGCGACATCCAGCGCATGCACAAGCTGCAGCTGCTTGGCGAGGGCCAGGTGCCGTTCTACAACGGGTGCAACCCGCTGGCGCTGGAAGCGTTCGTGGCCGGGGCCAAGGGCTGGTGCACGGCGGCGCCGAACCTGATTCCGGCGTTGAACCAGGCGCTGTACCAGGCGGTACTGGAGGGAGACCTGGCGCAGGCCAGGAAACTGTTCTACCGGCAGCTGCCGCTGCTCGACTTCATTCTCAAGGGCGGGTTGCCGGCGACGATCAAAGCAGGCTTGGGGCTTACCGGGTTGCCGGTGGGTGAGCCACGGCGGCCGGTGTTCGGGCTGGATGAGCCAGGGCGCGCGACCTTGGCGGCATTGTTGCTAGGACTCGGCATCAAAGACTGA
- a CDS encoding CoA transferase subunit A: protein MAGLDKRVATYEEALAGLTDNMTVLAGGFGLCGIPENLIAEIKRRGVKGLTVVSNNCGVDGFGLGVLLEDRQIRKMIASYVGENAEFERQLLSGELEVELTPQGTLAEKMRAGGAGIPAFYTATGYGTPVADGKEVREFKGRKYILEESITGDFAIVKGWKADHYGNVVYRNTAQNFNPLAATAGKITVVEVEEIVEPGVLLPSEIHTPGIFVDRVIVGTFEKRIEKRTVKA, encoded by the coding sequence ATGGCCGGACTGGACAAGCGCGTAGCAACCTATGAAGAGGCCCTGGCAGGCCTGACCGACAACATGACGGTACTGGCCGGCGGCTTTGGCCTGTGCGGCATCCCCGAAAACCTCATCGCCGAAATCAAGCGCCGTGGCGTCAAGGGCCTGACCGTGGTCTCCAACAACTGCGGCGTCGACGGCTTCGGCCTGGGCGTGCTGCTGGAAGACCGGCAGATCCGCAAGATGATCGCTTCCTACGTCGGCGAAAACGCCGAATTTGAACGCCAGCTGCTCAGCGGCGAGCTGGAAGTCGAACTGACCCCGCAAGGCACCTTGGCCGAGAAGATGCGCGCCGGTGGCGCCGGTATCCCGGCCTTCTACACCGCCACTGGCTACGGCACCCCGGTTGCCGACGGCAAGGAAGTGCGCGAGTTCAAAGGCCGCAAGTACATCCTCGAAGAGTCCATCACCGGCGACTTCGCCATCGTCAAGGGCTGGAAGGCCGACCACTACGGCAACGTGGTGTACCGCAACACCGCGCAGAACTTCAACCCGCTGGCGGCCACTGCCGGCAAGATCACCGTGGTCGAAGTGGAAGAGATTGTCGAGCCTGGCGTGCTGCTGCCCAGCGAGATCCATACCCCGGGCATCTTCGTCGACCGGGTGATCGTCGGCACCTTCGAAAAACGTATCGAAAAGCGCACCGTCAAGGCCTGA
- a CDS encoding cyclic diguanylate phosphodiesterase, with protein sequence MPLTVKRPARWSWRTLLPWIVGVVPLACGLAVMNWQIERELRATSQATTRQVVEHVDHILDNLANAAQALLPLAGSPCADAQLALRSQVTRNAFVRSTNLFQQHNLYCSSLFGDFDEVVDANDYTDGRLWLMDGNSVTPGHALLVYRASDGDRGAITTVDGDHLLTALRLIGPEEALQIRVGNAWMGKDGVVHDGAPPVAAAADVTLGSTRYPFSVHGGYEAGKQGELLRSHYPALLSLLLVLGVVAGSACRWQIRRASSPRAELNRALEADEFLPYFQPVVRKGDYRWAGAEVLMRWNHPREGLVRPDLFIPYAEHSGQIVAMTRALMLHTAQSLAPYTALLEEGFHIGINITADHCRDLSLLDDCRTFLQHFPPGRVRLTLELTERKLIEATPVALELFAKLHDMGVMIALDDFGTGQSSLNYLRQFKVDYLKIDQSFVAMIGGDALSQHILDSIIELSGKLGLGIVAEGVETDVQRDYLARFEVDFQQGYLFARPMPANEFLSALAARPGAARLPQGAPPEIMRG encoded by the coding sequence ATGCCCCTAACGGTCAAACGCCCCGCTCGCTGGAGCTGGCGCACGCTCTTGCCCTGGATCGTCGGCGTGGTACCGCTTGCCTGTGGCCTGGCGGTGATGAACTGGCAGATCGAGCGCGAACTGCGCGCCACCAGCCAGGCGACAACACGCCAGGTGGTCGAACATGTCGATCATATTCTAGACAACCTCGCCAATGCCGCTCAGGCGCTGCTGCCGCTGGCGGGCAGCCCATGCGCGGACGCTCAACTGGCCTTGCGCAGCCAAGTCACGCGCAATGCTTTCGTGCGTTCGACCAACCTGTTTCAGCAACACAACCTGTACTGCAGTTCGCTGTTCGGCGACTTCGACGAAGTCGTCGATGCCAATGACTACACCGATGGCCGGCTATGGCTGATGGACGGCAACTCGGTAACGCCCGGTCATGCCTTGCTGGTGTACCGGGCCAGCGATGGCGATCGCGGCGCGATCACTACCGTGGATGGCGATCACCTGCTTACAGCCTTGCGCCTGATCGGCCCGGAGGAAGCGTTGCAGATCCGCGTCGGCAATGCCTGGATGGGCAAGGACGGCGTGGTGCATGACGGTGCCCCACCGGTTGCCGCCGCTGCCGATGTGACCCTCGGCTCGACCCGCTACCCGTTCAGCGTGCACGGTGGCTACGAGGCCGGCAAGCAAGGTGAGCTGCTGCGCAGCCACTACCCGGCCCTGCTCAGCCTGCTGCTGGTGCTCGGCGTGGTGGCCGGCAGTGCCTGCCGCTGGCAGATCCGCCGGGCCAGTTCGCCCCGGGCCGAGCTGAATCGGGCCCTGGAGGCGGACGAGTTTCTGCCGTATTTCCAGCCAGTGGTGCGCAAGGGTGACTACCGCTGGGCCGGGGCTGAGGTGCTGATGCGCTGGAACCACCCCCGTGAAGGCCTGGTCCGCCCGGACCTGTTCATCCCCTACGCCGAACACAGCGGCCAGATCGTCGCCATGACCCGGGCCCTGATGCTGCACACCGCGCAGAGCCTTGCACCTTACACTGCGCTACTGGAAGAAGGCTTCCACATCGGCATCAACATCACTGCCGACCACTGCCGTGACCTGAGCCTGCTCGACGACTGCCGCACCTTCCTCCAGCATTTCCCCCCTGGGCGGGTACGGCTTACCCTGGAGCTGACCGAACGCAAGCTGATCGAAGCCACGCCGGTGGCCCTCGAACTGTTCGCCAAACTGCATGACATGGGGGTGATGATCGCTCTGGACGACTTCGGCACCGGTCAGTCGAGCCTCAATTACCTGCGCCAGTTCAAGGTCGACTACCTGAAGATCGACCAGAGTTTCGTGGCCATGATCGGTGGCGACGCGTTGTCGCAACATATTCTCGACAGCATCATCGAGCTGTCCGGCAAACTGGGCCTGGGCATAGTTGCCGAAGGCGTGGAAACCGACGTCCAGCGTGACTATCTGGCACGTTTCGAGGTGGACTTCCAGCAGGGCTATCTGTTTGCCCGGCCGATGCCAGCGAACGAGTTCCTCAGCGCACTTGCTGCACGCCCAGGTGCTGCGCGGTTGCCGCAGGGCGCGCCCCCTGAGATCATGCGCGGCTGA
- a CDS encoding AraC family transcriptional regulator gives MIEVSRFWRDPALPFVEARRVGDGRKVCYAAHSHESFSIGVITGGRSTYLSGASQLEVTAGTTVLMNPGVVHTCNPIAGQPWSYLMLFVDMPWLQDRGFVLPAQTVSASPALYGRLLQLFADLFDGELDDREARLASFFTELPGYLLASAQQSPSCHPQLEAAAAFIRAHRLDSLSLEDICAACGLSRSYLIRAFRQRFGLTPHGYLLDQRVQHARSQLRKGRAIAEVALEAGFADQAHLQRAFKQHLAATPGHYRDAVPASSRGKPAPTGL, from the coding sequence ATGATCGAGGTGTCGCGGTTCTGGCGGGATCCGGCATTGCCCTTCGTCGAAGCCCGGCGCGTGGGGGATGGGCGCAAGGTCTGCTACGCCGCCCATTCCCATGAGAGCTTTTCCATCGGCGTGATCACCGGGGGGCGCAGCACCTACCTGAGCGGCGCCAGCCAGCTCGAGGTGACGGCCGGTACCACGGTGCTGATGAACCCAGGCGTAGTGCACACCTGTAACCCGATCGCCGGGCAGCCTTGGTCATACCTGATGCTGTTCGTCGACATGCCGTGGTTGCAGGATCGGGGCTTTGTCCTGCCAGCGCAGACCGTCAGTGCGTCTCCTGCGTTGTACGGCCGGCTGCTGCAACTGTTTGCCGACCTGTTCGACGGTGAACTGGATGATCGCGAGGCACGGCTGGCGAGTTTTTTCACAGAACTTCCGGGCTATTTACTGGCTTCAGCGCAGCAATCACCTTCCTGCCATCCACAGTTGGAAGCGGCAGCGGCGTTCATTCGTGCCCATCGTCTCGACTCGCTGAGCCTGGAGGACATCTGCGCAGCCTGTGGCTTGTCACGGTCTTACCTGATTCGCGCTTTTCGGCAGCGCTTCGGCCTCACCCCACACGGCTACCTGCTGGATCAGCGCGTGCAGCATGCGCGGTCGCAGTTGCGTAAAGGGCGAGCTATTGCCGAGGTGGCACTGGAGGCCGGGTTCGCCGACCAGGCGCATCTGCAGCGCGCTTTCAAGCAGCACCTGGCTGCGACACCGGGGCATTACCGCGATGCTGTACCGGCCTCTTCGCGGGGCAAGCCCGCTCCCACAGGATTATGA
- a CDS encoding aldolase has translation MAKTLTHSKDQLVQQALTQMQGSLADNTWTAREKLALTCRILFDHGHDSGLAGQISARGPHPGTFYTQQLGLGFDEISASNLLLVNEDLEVLDGQGMPNPANRFHSWVYRARADVNCIIHTHPTHVAALSMLEVPLQVSHMDLCPLYDDCAFLEAWPGVPVGNEEGEIISAALGDKRAILLSHHGQLSTGTSIEQACVYAQLIERAARLQLLAMSAGTIKPIAPALGREAHDWIDRPKRHAAAFNYFARQSLRIHADCLN, from the coding sequence ATGGCAAAGACCCTGACACACAGCAAGGACCAACTGGTCCAGCAGGCGCTGACGCAGATGCAAGGCTCGCTTGCCGATAATACGTGGACTGCACGGGAAAAGCTGGCCCTGACCTGCCGAATTCTGTTCGATCACGGCCACGACTCCGGTCTGGCCGGGCAGATCAGCGCACGCGGCCCGCATCCCGGTACCTTCTACACCCAGCAACTGGGGCTGGGTTTCGACGAAATCAGCGCCAGCAATCTGCTGTTGGTCAATGAGGACCTTGAGGTGCTCGATGGCCAGGGCATGCCCAACCCGGCCAACCGCTTCCACAGCTGGGTGTACCGCGCCCGTGCGGATGTGAACTGCATCATCCACACCCACCCGACCCACGTTGCCGCCCTGTCGATGCTGGAAGTCCCACTGCAGGTATCGCACATGGACCTGTGCCCGCTCTACGACGATTGCGCATTCCTCGAAGCCTGGCCGGGCGTGCCGGTGGGCAATGAGGAAGGCGAAATCATCAGCGCCGCGCTGGGTGACAAGCGCGCCATCCTGCTCTCGCACCATGGCCAGCTGTCCACCGGCACCAGCATCGAGCAGGCCTGCGTGTACGCCCAGCTGATCGAGCGCGCCGCGCGCCTGCAGCTGCTGGCAATGTCGGCCGGCACCATCAAGCCTATCGCCCCGGCACTGGGCCGCGAAGCCCACGACTGGATCGACCGGCCCAAGCGCCATGCCGCTGCCTTCAACTACTTTGCCCGGCAGAGCCTGCGTATTCACGCCGACTGCCTGAACTGA
- a CDS encoding LysE family translocator produces the protein MSLSLSMAAFALAASISPGPVNVVALGSGARHGLRASLWHVTGATLGFCLLLVLVGLGLHELLLRWPLLGAALHWGGVAFLLYMAWKLASDDGHLGGTDQQQAPSAWHGAAMQWLNPKAWLAAVAGVGAYTGGEQQLLWLFTWIYGPICFVSVACWAWAGSVIRQYLREPRYLQLLNRGLAVLLVGSAGYLLV, from the coding sequence ATGAGCCTGTCCCTGTCCATGGCTGCTTTCGCCCTTGCCGCATCGATCTCTCCCGGGCCAGTCAATGTCGTCGCCCTCGGCAGCGGAGCCCGTCATGGCCTGCGGGCAAGCCTGTGGCATGTGACAGGCGCGACGCTGGGCTTCTGCTTGCTGCTGGTGCTGGTTGGCCTGGGGTTGCACGAACTGCTGTTGCGCTGGCCGCTGCTGGGCGCGGCACTGCACTGGGGTGGCGTGGCGTTTCTGCTGTACATGGCGTGGAAGCTGGCCAGCGATGATGGCCACCTGGGTGGGACCGATCAGCAGCAGGCACCTTCAGCCTGGCATGGTGCAGCCATGCAATGGCTGAACCCCAAGGCCTGGCTGGCGGCGGTGGCGGGCGTGGGTGCCTATACCGGTGGCGAACAGCAACTGCTGTGGTTGTTCACCTGGATCTACGGGCCGATCTGTTTCGTTTCGGTGGCCTGCTGGGCCTGGGCCGGGAGTGTGATTCGCCAGTATCTGCGCGAGCCGCGGTATCTGCAGTTGCTGAATCGGGGGCTGGCAGTATTGCTGGTGGGGAGTGCGGGATACCTGCTCGTTTGA
- a CDS encoding helix-turn-helix domain-containing protein gives MSNRLKLLRKKLGVTLEALADKSGMTKSYLSKVERGLNTPSIAAALKLARALNVNVEELFAEEQAGQGRYSLVRQGERQALVGDGHGPGYAALTNQVGQRSLLPFLIQPPTEFGDPTFKEHEGEEFLFVHAGQVEVDFMNERVLLEQGDALHFNAQTPHRLRSVGEQPAQLLVVVHHSDE, from the coding sequence ATGTCTAACCGATTGAAACTGTTGAGAAAGAAACTGGGTGTCACGCTGGAGGCGCTGGCCGATAAATCCGGCATGACCAAGAGCTACCTGTCCAAGGTGGAACGCGGCCTGAACACGCCGTCGATCGCTGCTGCGCTTAAGCTGGCGCGGGCGCTGAACGTCAACGTCGAGGAATTGTTCGCCGAGGAGCAGGCCGGGCAGGGCCGCTACAGCCTGGTGCGCCAGGGCGAGCGCCAGGCGCTGGTGGGCGATGGTCACGGGCCTGGCTATGCGGCGTTGACCAACCAGGTCGGGCAGCGCAGCCTGTTGCCGTTCCTGATCCAGCCGCCGACCGAATTCGGCGACCCGACTTTCAAGGAGCATGAAGGTGAGGAGTTTCTGTTCGTCCACGCCGGCCAGGTGGAAGTCGACTTCATGAATGAGCGGGTGCTGCTGGAGCAGGGCGATGCGCTGCACTTCAACGCCCAGACCCCGCACCGCCTGCGCTCGGTCGGCGAGCAGCCGGCGCAGCTGCTGGTGGTGGTGCACCACAGCGACGAATGA
- a CDS encoding short-chain fatty acid transporter produces the protein MAAEIQDSRSARFALRCSNWAERWFPDSWVFAALAVLLVCIGALAMGAKPTDTAKAFGDGFWSLIPFTMQMAFVVIGGYVVASSPPAARLIDRLARIPGNGRSAVCWVALISMLASLLNWGLSLVFGGLLVRALARRTELKMDYRAAGAAAYLGLGAVWALGLSSSAAQLQANPASLPPSILSITGVIPFTETIFLWQSGVMLAALVVVSLVIAYATAPGPTSARSAEDCGVDPSFTAPPAPKRTRPGEWLEHSPILILMLVALAGGWLYQEFATKPAITAISGLNTYNLLFIMLGALLHWRPRSFLDAVARAVPTTTGVLIQFPLYGSIAAILTQVKGVDEQTLAHHISLFFTQIATHDTYALLMGVYSAVLGFFIPSGGGKWIIEAPYVMLVANDLQYHLGWAVQIYNAAEALPNLINPFYMLPLLGVLGLKARDLIGFSFVQLLVHVPLVLVLLWALGTTLQYVPPVMP, from the coding sequence GTGGCCGCTGAAATCCAAGACAGCCGCTCCGCCCGCTTTGCCCTGCGCTGTTCCAACTGGGCCGAGCGCTGGTTCCCCGACTCCTGGGTATTCGCCGCCCTGGCCGTGCTGCTGGTGTGCATCGGCGCCCTGGCCATGGGTGCCAAACCGACCGACACAGCCAAGGCCTTTGGCGATGGCTTCTGGAGCCTGATCCCGTTCACCATGCAGATGGCCTTCGTGGTCATTGGCGGCTACGTGGTGGCCAGCTCGCCACCCGCCGCCCGGCTGATCGACCGCCTGGCGCGCATCCCCGGCAATGGCCGCTCGGCGGTGTGCTGGGTCGCGCTGATCTCGATGCTGGCTTCGCTGCTCAACTGGGGCCTGTCGCTGGTGTTCGGCGGCCTGCTGGTCCGAGCCCTGGCCCGTCGTACCGAGCTGAAGATGGACTACCGCGCCGCCGGTGCTGCTGCCTACCTGGGCCTGGGTGCTGTCTGGGCGCTGGGCCTGTCGTCCTCGGCCGCGCAGTTGCAAGCCAACCCGGCGAGCCTGCCGCCTTCGATCCTGTCGATCACCGGCGTGATCCCGTTTACCGAGACCATTTTCCTCTGGCAGTCCGGGGTGATGCTGGCGGCCCTGGTGGTCGTCTCGCTGGTGATCGCCTATGCCACGGCACCTGGCCCGACCAGCGCGCGCAGCGCCGAAGATTGCGGCGTCGACCCCAGCTTCACCGCGCCGCCAGCCCCCAAGCGCACCCGCCCGGGCGAGTGGCTGGAGCACAGCCCGATTCTGATCCTGATGCTGGTGGCCCTGGCTGGCGGCTGGCTGTACCAGGAGTTCGCCACCAAGCCGGCGATTACCGCGATTTCCGGGCTGAACACCTACAACCTTTTGTTCATCATGCTCGGTGCCTTGCTGCACTGGCGCCCGCGCAGCTTCCTCGATGCCGTGGCGCGTGCCGTGCCGACCACCACCGGGGTATTGATCCAGTTCCCGCTGTATGGCTCGATCGCCGCGATCCTCACCCAGGTCAAAGGTGTGGATGAACAGACCCTGGCCCACCACATTTCGCTGTTCTTCACCCAGATCGCCACCCATGACACCTACGCGCTGCTGATGGGCGTGTACTCGGCGGTGCTGGGCTTCTTCATTCCGTCTGGCGGTGGCAAGTGGATCATCGAAGCACCGTACGTGATGCTGGTGGCGAACGACCTGCAGTATCACCTGGGCTGGGCCGTGCAGATCTACAACGCCGCCGAGGCGCTGCCGAACCTGATCAACCCGTTCTACATGCTGCCGCTGCTGGGCGTGCTGGGGCTCAAGGCGCGCGACCTGATCGGCTTTTCGTTCGTGCAGTTGCTGGTGCATGTGCCGTTGGTGCTGGTGTTGCTGTGGGCACTGGGTACCACGTTGCAGTATGTGCCGCCGGTGATGCCATGA
- a CDS encoding TerC family protein, with product MEWLADPTAWLGLLTLIVLELVLGIDNLVFIAILADKLPPHQRDRARVIGLSLALIMRLGLLASISWMVTLTAPLFEVFGKSFSGRDLIMLFGGVFLLFKATMELHERLEGHVTQASGALRHAAFWPIVAQIVVLDAVFSLDAVITAVGMVEELSVMMIAVVFSIGIMIVASKPLTRFVNAHPTVIMLCLGFLMMIGFSLTAEGLGFHIPKGYLYAAIGFSILIELFNQLARARRKRSLQQHRPLRERTAHAVLRLLGGRRVEADEVGEDIADLVEGGEEQVLFDRRERVMISGVLNLAERPIRTVMTARAEVDVIDLAQPAQAITEALANSPYSRLPLIRDGHIEEPLGFVHKKELLKEWLSGSQPDLERMARAPLNLLESFSILNALEQMRSQSTHIAFVINEFGDFTGLLTMTDILESIAGELPDASEVEGPAIVEEAGSFVVSGALNLSQVQAGTGFSARATEDYQTLAGLVMSLLDRLPVVGDRLAWNGWSMTVVAVEERRVRQVRLTPNADADAAGA from the coding sequence ATGGAATGGCTAGCCGACCCCACGGCCTGGCTGGGCCTGTTGACGCTTATCGTCCTCGAGCTGGTGCTGGGTATCGACAACCTAGTGTTCATCGCCATCCTCGCCGACAAGCTGCCGCCGCATCAGCGCGACCGCGCGCGGGTCATTGGCCTGAGCCTGGCACTGATCATGCGTCTGGGCCTGCTGGCCAGTATCTCGTGGATGGTCACCCTCACCGCACCGCTGTTCGAGGTGTTCGGCAAGAGCTTCTCTGGCCGTGACCTGATCATGCTGTTCGGTGGTGTGTTCCTGCTGTTCAAGGCCACCATGGAATTGCACGAACGCCTGGAAGGGCACGTCACGCAAGCCAGTGGTGCGTTACGCCATGCCGCGTTCTGGCCGATCGTGGCGCAGATCGTCGTGCTCGACGCCGTGTTCTCGCTGGACGCGGTGATCACCGCCGTAGGCATGGTCGAAGAGTTGTCGGTGATGATGATCGCGGTGGTGTTCTCGATCGGTATCATGATCGTCGCCAGCAAGCCGCTGACCCGCTTCGTCAACGCCCACCCGACAGTGATCATGCTGTGCCTGGGCTTCCTGATGATGATCGGTTTCAGCCTGACCGCCGAAGGCTTGGGCTTCCATATCCCGAAAGGCTACCTGTACGCGGCCATCGGCTTCTCGATCCTTATCGAGCTGTTCAACCAGCTGGCCCGTGCCCGCCGCAAGCGCAGCCTGCAGCAGCACCGGCCACTGCGTGAGCGTACCGCGCATGCCGTGCTGCGCCTGTTGGGTGGCCGTCGGGTCGAGGCTGACGAAGTGGGCGAAGACATTGCCGACCTGGTCGAAGGGGGCGAGGAGCAGGTGCTGTTCGACCGCCGCGAGCGGGTGATGATCAGCGGCGTGCTGAACCTGGCCGAGCGGCCGATCCGCACGGTGATGACGGCGCGAGCCGAGGTCGACGTGATCGACCTGGCGCAGCCGGCGCAGGCCATCACCGAGGCGTTGGCCAACTCGCCGTACTCGCGCCTGCCGCTGATTCGCGATGGCCATATCGAGGAACCGCTGGGCTTCGTGCACAAGAAAGAGCTGCTCAAGGAGTGGTTGTCCGGCAGCCAGCCGGACCTTGAGCGCATGGCCCGGGCGCCGTTGAACCTGCTGGAGAGCTTCAGCATCCTCAATGCCCTGGAGCAGATGCGCAGCCAGTCGACGCACATTGCTTTCGTGATCAACGAGTTCGGTGACTTCACCGGCTTGCTGACCATGACCGATATCCTCGAGTCGATCGCCGGCGAGTTGCCGGACGCCAGCGAGGTAGAGGGCCCGGCGATCGTCGAGGAGGCTGGCAGCTTTGTCGTCAGCGGCGCCCTGAACCTGAGCCAGGTCCAGGCCGGTACAGGCTTCAGCGCCCGTGCCACCGAGGACTACCAGACCCTGGCGGGCCTGGTGATGAGCCTGTTGGACCGCCTGCCGGTGGTGGGTGACCGGCTGGCCTGGAACGGCTGGAGCATGACCGTGGTGGCGGTGGAGGAGCGCCGGGTGCGCCAGGTGCGCCTTACACCGAACGCCGACGCTGACGCAGCAGGTGCTTGA